GGCCTCGCCCTGCTTGCCGGTGAGCCAGTGTGACCAAAGCTCTTTCTGGCTCCGGTACAGAGCATCTGTGGTAGGGCGCACCTGCACCACTACGGCGTTAATGCCAGATTTCTGGTGCTCATCCAGGATATACCGGAACTCGTCCATCTGCACTACCGGCGACAGGCCTTTCTGGCTGGGCCAGTCAATGTTAGCCACGGTGGCAATCCAGACGCCCCTGAACTCGCGCTTAGGCGACGGCTGGGCATGGGCGGTAAGGTGAAGCAATACAAAGAGAACCGCCAGAACAGCAGTCTTCCGGAGAGGGTAAAAAAGATGCATAGGGAGAAGAGGGGTTTGTTTGTCTGAGTAGGCAAGTTAAAGCCCTTTTTGTTTCCTCTGCTCTTTTCTTTGCAACAATTCTTGAAGCAGCGGCCGTTTTAGGGCTGTTTTTCTCAAAACGGTCCTAAAACAGGAGACCTTTTATCTTTTAAGGGCTTTCAGGTCTTCAAACCTGATATCCATGAGCGGGAACTTGCGCCAGTCATTGAAGTCATAGTGCCACCATTCTTCGGCGTACACGGTAAAGCCGTGGCGCTGCATGGTCTTCTTGAGGAGCTCCCGGTTCTTTTTCACTTTTCTGGGCACGTCTTTGAAATTGGCGTGGGCCCTGGGGATGGTGGCGTCATAGGCGGTGGGCATCTCCAGTTCCTGTCCGTCTTTGAGGCGCACCAGCGTCACATCCATGGCGCAGCCCCGGTTGTGGCGGGAGCCATTGCGCGGCGAGGCCACGTACACCGTGTCTTTGATCTTCTCATAGAAATGCACCGTGACCTGGTACGGTCGGTACCCGTCAAAAATCTTGAGTCCCAGGCCCAGCGGTTTCAGGTCGGCCTGGATCTTGCGCAGGGCATCAGCTACGGGCTTGCGGGCATAGGCGGTGGCCAGCGTATAGACCGGTTCGCCTACCAGGTTATCAGCGGTGGCGTATTTTATGTCCAGCACCACCCCCGGCACGTAAGAGGCCAGCTCCACCAGTTCATGGTCTGGGATTTGGGCCACCAGCTGTTGGTACAAGGCCGTGTTGGTGACCACCGGCAGGCCATAGTGGTTTTTAGGAATGACCGGGGTTTGCGCCCAGGCAGCCATGGATACCAGAATACTTAACAAGGCGCTGAGCAGGGGTTTCATTTGCGGGTATAGATAATGTAGGCCAAAATTGCTGAGAACAGGAACGTGACTAACCGCAGCCACTCAATGCGGCCCGTGAGGTAGAAGGTGAGCGACAGCGAGGCGAAGGCCAGCAGGGCGGCTATGCTGAACAGAATAACAATGAGCTTACGGTTTTTCATGCCAAGACAGGTAACAGAACACCTTTACAACAGGTTAGCGGGATAAAAAAATCAAGCCAGAAAATTGATATTTCTCCGGGGCCAGAAAAAGCTGGCGTTTTAGGCTTGATTTCAGGAAAACAGGCTTAAAACAGAAAGTTAACGGAAACAGGCGCTTCTGGTGGCAGCCACGGTTGGCTAAGATAATCCAAAATCTGAAAGGGCCCAAAACCGAAGCCCCAACCGTACGGGCTAAATCATTGATCTGGAGGCTTTTATTTCTCGCTCTTTTTTATCAATATTAACTGTAAGAAATCCTCTTTTATCCAGACAAATTAAAAGTCAACATATTATTTTGGTCTCGGCCGGAGCATTCACGTCAAAAACCTCCCATTTTATGCACCACAACCTAAAAACTGTTTGCCTTACCGCATTGCTGGGCGGAATGGCTCTTAGCCCGTTGCAGCCTGTAAACGCCCAGGCCACCCAGAAACCGGTAGCCAAAGCCGCTGCCAAGCCAGCCACCAACACGCCAGGTCAGTTCAACCTGCCATTTGAGAAGTATAAGCTGGCCAATGGCCTGGAGGTGGTGCTGCACCAGGACAAATCAGACCCCAAGGTGGCGGTGGCCATTATGTATCACGTGGGCTCTAACCGCGAGAAACCGGGCCGCACCGGCTTTGCGCACTTCTTTGAGCACATGCTGTTCCAGAACTCAGAGAACGTAGGCAAGGGCAACTTCATCAAGAACGTGAACCAGATTGGCGGCTCCTTTAACGGCGGTACGTTCACAGATGGTACCGTGTATTATGAGACCGTTCCTAAAGACGCCCTGGAGCGCATTCTCTGGATGGAGTCTGACCGCATGGGGTTCTTCATCAATACCGTAAGCGAGTGGGGCCTGGAGAACGAGAAGCAGGTGGTGAAGAATGAGAAGCGCCAGCGGGTAGACAACCAGCCCTACGGCCATACCAATTACGTGATCCTGAAAAACCTGTACCCCGCCAGCCACCCCTACAACTGGGAAGTGATAGGCTCTCTGGAGGACCTGCAGAACGCCACCCTGGCCGACGTGAAGGAGTTCTACAACCAATGGTACGGGGCCAGCAACGCCACCCTGGTACTTACCGGCGACTTTGAGACGGCCAATGCCAAAGCCATGATTGAGAAATACTTCGGGGAGCTTAAGTCCAAGCCCGAGGTGAAGAAACTGGCGCCCATGCCGGCGAAACTCACGGCCTCGAAGTCACTTTTCCACGTGGATAACTTTGCCAACCTGCCTGAGCTGACCATGGTCTACCCCACTGTGGAGCAGTACCACAAAGATTCCTACGCCCTCAGCATGCTGGGCAGCTTATTGGCTGAAGGAAAGAACTCTCCTTTTGAGCGCGTTATTGTAGAGGAACGCAAGCTGGCGCCTGGCGCTTCTGCCGGGCAGAGCTCCCAGGAGATTGCGGGCACGTTCAGGGTACGGGTGCGCACCTTTGACAAGAAAGACCTGGACGACGTGCAGGCTGCCATCTTCGCCGCCTTTGACCGCTTTGAGAAAGAAGGAGTAAACGAAAAGGACCTGGAAAGGCTGAAGATACGCCAGGAGACGGCCCTTTATAACGGCATCTCCAGCCTGCAGAACAAAGCCTTCCAGCTGGCGCAGTACAATGAGTTTGCCGGTGACCCGGGCTACGCCAGGAAAGACATTGCCATGACCCAGGCCGTTACCGCCCAGGACATCATGAACGTGTACCTAAAATACATCAAGGGGAAGCCCTACGTGGCCACCAGCTTTGTGCCCAAAGGGCAGGAAGAGCTGGCCCTGAAAGGTGCCGTCAAAGCCGAGGTGGTGGAAGAAAAAGTAGTGGCCGGGGCCGAAGGGGCCAATACCGGGAAAGAGCCTACCTCTTTTGCCAAAACCCCCTCTAAGATAGACCGCAGCAAACGCCCTGCCCTAAGCAACAACTTCAAGTTCACGCCCCCTTCCATCTGGACGGGCCAGCTCAAGAACGGCATGAAAGTGTACGGCATTGAGCAGAATGAACTGCCCCTGGTGAACTTTAGCGTACAGATAAAAGGCGGCATGCAGCTGGATGACCCCAAGAAGATAGGCACGGCCGCCTTGCTGGACGCCATGCTGCTGGAAGGCACCAAAAACAAGACGCCACAGCAACTGGAAGAAGCCATTGGGCAACTGGGCGCCTATGTCAATGTGAACGCCTCCACCGAGGACATTACCCTTACCGGCAATACGCTTTCCCGAAATTTCCCGCAGGTCATGAAACTGGTGGAGGAGATCCTGCTGGAACCCCGCTGGGATGAGGCCGAGTTCGGCAAGGCCAAAGAAGCCGCCCTGAACCGCATCAAGCAAAACCTGGCCAACCCTAATGCCATCGCCTCTCTGGCGTTCAACAAAGTGCTATATGGCCAGGGCAGCCGCTTTGCCTACCCTACCAGCGGCACCTTGGAAACCGTGCAGGGCATTACGCTGCAAGACCTCAAAGACTATTACCAGAAGAACTTCTCGCCTAGCATTGCCAGCTTCCAGGTGGCGGGCAACATCAAGCAGGCCGACGTGACCAAAGCGCTGGTCGGGTTGGAGCAAAGATGGACCCCTAAAAAGGTCACCTTGCCTTCTGTGGTCTCTTCTCCCGCCAAACCCGCTGCTCGCCTTTACTTCATTGATCAGCCAGACGCCAAGCAGTCAGTGATCTATGCCGGGTACCTGGCCGTGCCGGCGGGGTCTAAAGACTATATGGCGTTGCAGGCCATTAACCACAAGCTGGGGGCGGGTTCTGCCTCTACCCTGTTTAGTGTGCTCAGGCTGCAGAAAGGCTACACCTACGGGGCCGGGTCTGGCTTCTCCCGCAGGCCTACCGCGCCAGGTCCTTTCATCACGTCTTCCAGCGTGCGCACCAACGTCACCAAAGAGTCTCTGCAGACCATAGATGGCATCTTGAAAGATTACGGCACCAGCTACTCAGAGAAAGACCTGGCCACCACCAAAGGCGCCATGTTCAAAGAGACGGCCCTTAGCTTTGAGACCCTGGGCAGCCTGGTAAACCTGCTGGAAACCATCAGTACCTACAACCTGCCCCTGGACTACCTCAAGCAGAACCTCACCTCGCTCCAGAGCCTTAGTTACGCCCAGGCCAAGAGCCTCATCAGCAATTACATTAATCCCAATAAAATGGTGTATGTAGTGGTAGGCGATGCCAAAACCCAGCTAAGCGGTCTTAAAGACGCAGGCCTGGGTAAACCGGTGGTGCTGCAGCCCTAATAGCAAGACGTTTTCATTTTACCCCAACAGAGCCCGCTGCCCCCGCAGCGGGCTCTTTCTTTGAAATCCGTTTTAGGCCTGTTTTCCGGAAAACGGCCTTAAAACAGGAAAATGAAACCCGCTATCCCTTTTGCTACCACTATCCCGGGAATGATACTGCCTATTATTGCGTTGTGAATAACCAAGGCATACCCCATCTTTGTTACACCTAACGCAACGGGTATCTTTGAGAAAATCTACTTATGACTAAACATACGCTATACCTGCTCTGCCTGGCCCTTGGGTTCTTTATCTGGGGCTGTGAGCCAGAGAAACTGGAGCGGGGCAAGGAAATGGCCGTAGAGGCAGAACGACACAAGGTGAAACGCATCATGCCTGAAGACATGGAAAAACAGGCCCGGGCCGCCGGTGACACCATCACCAAACTAGTGGAAGGGGCGTTCCTGCAGCTAGCCGAAAGCCAGCCCAAAGAGCAGGCCCTGTTTGTGGCCCAGCCAGACAAACTGCCTACGGTGAATGCCATTCTTAAACGCTACAACGCCACCCTGGAACGGGTTACGTTTGCCTCTGCCACAGAGGCCCGTACTTTCTTCCCTACCAAAACGTCGTCGCTTAAAAGCGAAGCCCCGGGTACCCGGATAAAGCTTACCCCGCAGGCCACCTTCCAGTACCAACGGCCCATTGTGATCAGAAGGCGTAATTGCGCCAGCTGTGATGAGCCCAGCCTGCTGGACTTCACGGCCCAGGAGTTAGATAAGCTGCGGGTGTTTTCGGCGCAAGGGCAGCCAGACGGGTATGAGGAAGAGCAGTTGCGTGGCGCATGGCTTATCTCCTTCCCCAAAGAAAAGATCATTGAGCAGATCACGCTCAAAACCAAGCCGTCTAGGCGCGGCAAGCTCTTTGCCAGCGCGGCAGACTCCACGGCCAAACCTACCAAAGATTAACTTTCCAGTTTCGCCTTGTTTTCTGAAAAGTGATGCATAAACGCTAATTTTGCGTATTGATTTTCATTTTAATGTACTTACATAAATTGTTATGGCTATCATTCAAGCAACAGATACAGATTTCCAGGACGTGCTCCAGAATAATGAGCGCGTAGTGGTGAAATATTTTGCCGATTGGTGCGGGAACTGCCGCCTTTTTTCGCCTAAGTTCAAGCGCATGGCCGCCAACGAGGAGTTTGCCAACGTGGCCTTTGTAGACGTGAACGCTGAAAACAGCCCCGAGGCCCGTAAACTGGCCGGGGTGACCAACCTTCCTTTCTTTGCCGTGTTCAAAAACGGCGAGCTGGTAGAAGGCGCCGCCACCAGCAAGGAAGAATACGTGGTAAGCATGGTGCAAAAACTAGCGTAAGACAGACATGAAAATACCTGCCATTAAAAAGCTGGTGGAAACCCAGACCATAGAAAACCTTCGCCAGGCCGAAGAGCAACTCCTCAACGAGGAAACCCCGGCCTTTGACATTGAGGGCGAAGACGAGGGCGAGAAACTGACCCACGTGTTTGGTGCCATCTGGATCCTCAACCACATGGGTGACCATAAGGTAGATTTCAAGACCGCCCTGCGCGAGTTCACCCAAAAAGTGCGGGTGTCTATTAACTAACCTGCCTTCATTCAAAAAAAGAGGGGCTGCCAGTTGTGTCTGGCAGCCCCTCTTTTTTATCCGGCAACGCCGAAGGTTATTTTAACTTGGAGAAGAAGTCCTCCACTTTTTTCATGCCCTCCTCTGAGCAAAGCCCCCGTATGTAGTACAGGAAAATGCTGCGGAACACTTCAGAGATGTTGTACTTATCTGGCGGGAAAATACCGGGGTTCACCAGCATTGACAGTTGCTCCAGCATGATCTTGGTCACCAGCTGAATGTTGAGGTCGCTTCTGAGCTCTTTGGTTAACACGCCGTCATTCAGGATATTATAAAGCACATGGGCCGTATAGTCATTGGAATGATTCCAGTACAGCGTCCAGGCATTGGGGTAATATTGCTGAATCTCCATCAAAAGCGACGGCTTTGATTCCTGAAGCGACTCCAGGCCCATTTGTACCATGATCAGCAGGCGGCGTACCGGGCTGGGTTCACGGTCAAACAGCCGCTCGTGCTCTTGCTTACGGCTTTCCAAGTCAAAGGCCACCACTTGGGTAACCATGTCTTCCATGCTTTGGAAAAACTCTTTGAAGGTAGCCGAAGAGATGTCAATGCGCGAAAGGATCTCCTGCTCATTTAAATCACTGAGGCCTTCTTGCCTTATTAAGCTGAACAACTCCTGTAAGACGGTTTGCTTGAAGGTCATGTAAGTAGACGGATAAATATCTGTGAATCTGTTTGGGGCAAGGTGCCACAAAGCTACCTGAATTCTGCTTGAGGTGTGCTGTTTTCCCACATTATTAATTTTAAGCTTGCTTAAAGGAAGAACAAAAGTTCCCTTCCCTCCTGCCGGCCCAGAAGCAACCCGGCCCGGGGTAAAGAGTTTCAGTAAAGCCACCCCAATTTTTAACTTTTCCAGTGGTTTTCAGGCCTGTTTTGGTCCAGGAAAATCCTCGTTCTTAAAGGGACCCAAAGCAGCGTACGGCCATAAGGAGGGGAACGGTTAATTCACCTCTGGAGAAGGTGCTCAAAAGGAAATAGGCACCCCCTGGTAGGTAGAAACCTTCTTCTGGTAGAGCCGCATATACACCTGCCCTGCGCGCACTTCATGCAGCACTACCCACTTTTCCTGCAGGTCTTCCAGTTCTTCATTAGTGAAGCCGTTAAAGACATTGGAGTACAGAATATATGACTGGGCGGCCAGGTTCTTGGCCGGAAAGGTGCGGTGGTCCTTATTCAGGTCTGTGTCTGACGGGGCGGCCAGGTTAGGGAAATCACTGCCTACCTCTTCCCTGGGAATCTGTTGCTGGTCCAGATAGGTGAGCATTTGCTGCCGGAGCTCAAAGTACGGCAGGTGCGCCAGCGTGGCATCCCAGCCTTTGGCCACCCGCTGCGGGTACAGCCAGAAATGCCCGCTTACCAGGCTAACCAACAGCAAGGCATATATACCAGCCCTTGCCTCCTTTCTTTTCACCGTCACCTGCAGCAGATGCGCGGTAAGGAGCCCTAGCAGGACAAATTCTACCAGCCAGTACCGGTGCCCGATGGGGTTGGTAAACCAGACCAGCACCGCACTAAGCGTGATCAGGGGCACCGTCAGGAGCAGGAGCAGTTCTTTGGTAGCCTTAGGTAGGCTCCGGGCTGATAGGCCTAGCAGCACACCGCCCGTGAGCCACAGCGCCACCCGGCCAAAGTCTAACAGGCGCCAGGCAATGAGGCCCAAGTTCCGGAAAAACTGCGGGGTAGTGACTAAGGTACTATAGGTGCCCCAGTCTGAGGACCTGGAAAACCCTATCCACCCGAAGTGGCGGTAATGCAACCCCAGCCAACCTAGCAGTAGCAACCCCGCGGGAAGATAACGCAGCAGCATCTTACCCAGCATTGGCTTGGAAAGCTGCCGGTACTCGCGTACGTGCCACAGCAACTGCGTGAGAAAAACCGCGATGATTAAGATTTGGCTACGGGGCGTGTGCAGGGCCATGAGCGCCAGGGCTATCCCCAACAACCAGGGCCGGTGGTGCAGTATCGCGTTCAGGCAAGTCAGGTAGAGAAAGAGAAGCAGGATATCTGGCGCCACCTGCGCGCTTTGGGCCAGCAGCGTAGGGTCCAGAAAAACAATGAGTATGCCCAGAAAAACCCAAGTGCCTGAAAGGTACCGTTTGGCGAGTAAATATACCTGCCAGACAATGCCCAGCAGAAAAGGCAGCATGAGAAAATGGCTTACCGGTAGGGTCTTGCCAAACAGGTGCCAGCCTGCGGCCAGGTACATGCCAAATAAGGGCGGGTAACCAGCCATTTCCTGGGGCACGAACAAGGTGGAGAAACTGGTTTGGTAATACCATTGCCCGTATTTAGAAGCCAGCAAGATGCTGTCCCAGAAGAAACCGTTGCGCTGCACGTACCACGTGAGGCCCAATAGCAGCGCCACAAACGGAGCCACCACTGGCAGAGCGGTACGCAAAGAAGACGCAGCAGGCGGCGTTGGCACAGGGTAGCTGTTGGGTTAGATTTGTGTCTTACACCATGAAAGACAGGCCTGCAAAGAACAGCAATTGCACCAGAAAAACCCACGGGGCCATGGGGTTATCTTTCAGGAAAGAGGACCGGTGAAAATACACCTGCAACAGCAGCGCCACCAGAAACCAGCCAATAAAGTTAGAAAAGGGAATGGCCTCGGCGTGCCACGACCAGAAGTCAAACCGCACGGCCACGGGCTCAATAAAGTAATCCAGCAACACCATATGCGCAGCGCCCAGCACCGATTTTACCAACCAATGCGACGCCACTTTCTGCACCACGTGCCCCGAGGCATATACCAGCATCAACCAGTTCACGCCAATGAGCACCGGCACTTCCCACAGTTTCAAGCCCAGCGTAGGGCCATAGACGTACTCGCCAAACATAAGGCCCGTGTGCACCCCCACCCATTCAAAGGCCATGCCCACCCACCAGGCCGTAAAAGCAAATAGCCAGAAAGAGCGGGTCCAGCCCCGGTGGAACAGGAAAAGCAACGTGTTAGTCAGCAACAGATTAAATGGCACCAAGGCCTTGAACCAGTCTTCATAGGCACTAAAGCCCATCCCCCAGAAACCCACGCAGTAAAACAGAAACAGCACGCCCACCGCCCAGGGCAGGTAGCGGGCCCTGAAAGAAGAAGCCGGGGCAGAAAGCGCGGAAATCATGCGGGTACGTTAGGGGAAACAACAGGAACCAAATCGGTGGCAATCTTAGCCGAGAGCAGACACAGCGGAATACCGCCCCCGGGGTGCACGCTGCCGCCTACAAAATAAAGGCCTTTGAGCTTACCGGTAAAATTGGGGTGCCGCAGGAAAGCCGCCATTTTGTTATTGGAAGAGCTGCCGTACAAGGCCCCGGCAAACGAAGACGTGTCTGCCTCAATACCCTTCGGGTCCCAGACTCTTTCCGTGGTGATCAACTCCTCCAGATTTACGCCCAGGCTCTGGCTTACTTTCTGGACCACCCGCTGCCGGGTTTCCTGGATGAGCGTTTCCCAGTCCTGGCCGGCGTTGTGGGGCACGTTCACCATCACAAACCAGTTCTCATGCCCCGCCGGCGCATCTGAAAGCGTAAGTTTGGAGGTAATGTTCACGTACACAGTTGGGTCATGGGTTACAGTGCCCTTCTGGAAGATATGCTCAAATTCCTGCCGGTAGTCCTGGCTGAAGAAGATGTTGTGCAGGTCCAGCTCCGGGAATGTGCGGGAAATGCCCCAGTAATAAATGAGCGCCGAGCTGCTGCGTGGTTGCCTCAGCGTTTTCTCAGGCGCCGGTTGCTTAGGCAACAGTTTGCGGTAGGTAGGCACCACGTCCATATTGCTCACCACTATACCTGCGAAGTACGTGCCCTGATTAGTGCGCACACCCGTAGTGCGACTGCCCTCCGTAATGATTTCCTGCACCGGTTCGTTGTATCTGAATTTGACGCCCAGCTCCGTGGCCAGTTTGACCA
This Rufibacter radiotolerans DNA region includes the following protein-coding sequences:
- a CDS encoding M15 family metallopeptidase, producing MKPLLSALLSILVSMAAWAQTPVIPKNHYGLPVVTNTALYQQLVAQIPDHELVELASYVPGVVLDIKYATADNLVGEPVYTLATAYARKPVADALRKIQADLKPLGLGLKIFDGYRPYQVTVHFYEKIKDTVYVASPRNGSRHNRGCAMDVTLVRLKDGQELEMPTAYDATIPRAHANFKDVPRKVKKNRELLKKTMQRHGFTVYAEEWWHYDFNDWRKFPLMDIRFEDLKALKR
- a CDS encoding M16 family metallopeptidase; its protein translation is MHHNLKTVCLTALLGGMALSPLQPVNAQATQKPVAKAAAKPATNTPGQFNLPFEKYKLANGLEVVLHQDKSDPKVAVAIMYHVGSNREKPGRTGFAHFFEHMLFQNSENVGKGNFIKNVNQIGGSFNGGTFTDGTVYYETVPKDALERILWMESDRMGFFINTVSEWGLENEKQVVKNEKRQRVDNQPYGHTNYVILKNLYPASHPYNWEVIGSLEDLQNATLADVKEFYNQWYGASNATLVLTGDFETANAKAMIEKYFGELKSKPEVKKLAPMPAKLTASKSLFHVDNFANLPELTMVYPTVEQYHKDSYALSMLGSLLAEGKNSPFERVIVEERKLAPGASAGQSSQEIAGTFRVRVRTFDKKDLDDVQAAIFAAFDRFEKEGVNEKDLERLKIRQETALYNGISSLQNKAFQLAQYNEFAGDPGYARKDIAMTQAVTAQDIMNVYLKYIKGKPYVATSFVPKGQEELALKGAVKAEVVEEKVVAGAEGANTGKEPTSFAKTPSKIDRSKRPALSNNFKFTPPSIWTGQLKNGMKVYGIEQNELPLVNFSVQIKGGMQLDDPKKIGTAALLDAMLLEGTKNKTPQQLEEAIGQLGAYVNVNASTEDITLTGNTLSRNFPQVMKLVEEILLEPRWDEAEFGKAKEAALNRIKQNLANPNAIASLAFNKVLYGQGSRFAYPTSGTLETVQGITLQDLKDYYQKNFSPSIASFQVAGNIKQADVTKALVGLEQRWTPKKVTLPSVVSSPAKPAARLYFIDQPDAKQSVIYAGYLAVPAGSKDYMALQAINHKLGAGSASTLFSVLRLQKGYTYGAGSGFSRRPTAPGPFITSSSVRTNVTKESLQTIDGILKDYGTSYSEKDLATTKGAMFKETALSFETLGSLVNLLETISTYNLPLDYLKQNLTSLQSLSYAQAKSLISNYINPNKMVYVVVGDAKTQLSGLKDAGLGKPVVLQP
- a CDS encoding thioredoxin family protein, producing the protein MAIIQATDTDFQDVLQNNERVVVKYFADWCGNCRLFSPKFKRMAANEEFANVAFVDVNAENSPEARKLAGVTNLPFFAVFKNGELVEGAATSKEEYVVSMVQKLA
- a CDS encoding DUF6952 family protein → MKIPAIKKLVETQTIENLRQAEEQLLNEETPAFDIEGEDEGEKLTHVFGAIWILNHMGDHKVDFKTALREFTQKVRVSIN
- a CDS encoding TetR/AcrR family transcriptional regulator; translated protein: MTFKQTVLQELFSLIRQEGLSDLNEQEILSRIDISSATFKEFFQSMEDMVTQVVAFDLESRKQEHERLFDREPSPVRRLLIMVQMGLESLQESKPSLLMEIQQYYPNAWTLYWNHSNDYTAHVLYNILNDGVLTKELRSDLNIQLVTKIMLEQLSMLVNPGIFPPDKYNISEVFRSIFLYYIRGLCSEEGMKKVEDFFSKLK
- a CDS encoding carotenoid biosynthesis protein, whose amino-acid sequence is MISALSAPASSFRARYLPWAVGVLFLFYCVGFWGMGFSAYEDWFKALVPFNLLLTNTLLFLFHRGWTRSFWLFAFTAWWVGMAFEWVGVHTGLMFGEYVYGPTLGLKLWEVPVLIGVNWLMLVYASGHVVQKVASHWLVKSVLGAAHMVLLDYFIEPVAVRFDFWSWHAEAIPFSNFIGWFLVALLLQVYFHRSSFLKDNPMAPWVFLVQLLFFAGLSFMV
- the crtD gene encoding 1-hydroxycarotenoid 3,4-desaturase CrtD: MATAVVIGSGIGGIAAAIRLVVKGYAVTVLEANATFGGKMTQFTLPGGYRFDAGPSLFTLPQLVDDLFTLAGRTPKDYFRYQRLPIVTQYFWQDGTRLTAHANADAFAQEVEDKLGVPQEQLLKHLQKVARLYHATADTFLHKSLHKLGTFLSPDVLKTLPALPELGLTTTMHAANARAFKDPRLVQLLDRYATYNGSDPYQAPGTLNLIPHLEFNIGAYYPEGGIYAIAESLVKLATELGVKFRYNEPVQEIITEGSRTTGVRTNQGTYFAGIVVSNMDVVPTYRKLLPKQPAPEKTLRQPRSSSALIYYWGISRTFPELDLHNIFFSQDYRQEFEHIFQKGTVTHDPTVYVNITSKLTLSDAPAGHENWFVMVNVPHNAGQDWETLIQETRQRVVQKVSQSLGVNLEELITTERVWDPKGIEADTSSFAGALYGSSSNNKMAAFLRHPNFTGKLKGLYFVGGSVHPGGGIPLCLLSAKIATDLVPVVSPNVPA